A stretch of Helicobacter pylori oki112 DNA encodes these proteins:
- a CDS encoding lysophospholipid acyltransferase family protein, whose protein sequence is MSLKFFRKNIVLKVVPRLAFGVLWLLHKTCKNRYFLAQNLKEKPFIVSCWHGELGMIGFAYLRLEKPSVYVIASQHFDGSIAAGLFESFGFKNIRGSSKKGGVKVLIEGLKRLKEGCDVAITPDGPKGPRHSIADGVIALAQKSGVGISTCRVVCKNAWRLNTWDQFEIPKPFSEVHYYMLESVIIPKEWELSRAKEYLKTRMDSVGFEEPQRGLGA, encoded by the coding sequence TTGAGCTTAAAATTTTTCAGGAAAAATATTGTTTTGAAGGTTGTCCCACGCTTGGCGTTTGGAGTCCTTTGGTTGTTGCATAAAACTTGTAAAAACCGCTATTTTTTAGCTCAAAATTTAAAAGAAAAGCCCTTTATTGTGAGCTGTTGGCATGGGGAGCTTGGCATGATTGGGTTTGCGTATTTAAGGCTTGAAAAACCTTCTGTTTATGTGATCGCAAGCCAGCATTTTGACGGCTCTATTGCGGCGGGTTTGTTTGAAAGCTTTGGTTTTAAAAACATTAGAGGTTCTAGCAAAAAAGGGGGGGTTAAGGTTTTGATAGAGGGGCTTAAACGATTGAAAGAAGGTTGCGATGTCGCCATCACTCCTGATGGCCCTAAAGGCCCACGACACAGCATAGCGGATGGGGTGATCGCTTTAGCTCAAAAATCAGGCGTGGGGATTAGCACTTGTCGGGTGGTTTGTAAAAACGCATGGCGGTTGAACACTTGGGATCAATTTGAAATCCCTAAGCCTTTTAGCGAAGTGCATTATTACATGCTAGAATCGGTAATCATCCCTAAAGAATGGGAACTTTCAAGGGCTAAAGAATATTTAAAGACGCGCATGGATTCTGTTGGGTTTGAAGAACCTCAAAGGGGTTTGGGTGCTTAA
- a CDS encoding YkgJ family cysteine cluster protein: MQDFDFSFNPKACEGCGAKCCVGESGYIFLNIQEMQQISAFLKLELEEFSQKYVKKVGYKFSLLEKDAKELGLACVFLDLETKKCQIYSVRPKQCQTFPFWESVKTFSKEQKEAFCQSCPGITQKTKETKVR; the protein is encoded by the coding sequence ATGCAAGATTTTGATTTCAGTTTTAATCCTAAGGCATGCGAGGGTTGTGGGGCAAAGTGTTGCGTGGGGGAAAGCGGGTATATTTTTTTGAATATCCAAGAAATGCAACAAATTAGCGCTTTTTTAAAATTAGAATTAGAAGAATTCAGTCAAAAATATGTTAAAAAGGTGGGGTATAAGTTCTCTTTACTAGAAAAAGACGCTAAAGAGTTGGGTTTGGCATGCGTGTTTTTGGATTTAGAAACCAAAAAATGCCAGATTTATAGCGTGCGCCCTAAACAATGCCAAACTTTTCCTTTTTGGGAGAGCGTGAAAACTTTCTCTAAAGAGCAAAAAGAAGCTTTTTGTCAAAGCTGTCCGGGCATTACACAAAAAACCAAAGAAACTAAAGTGCGCTAA
- a CDS encoding tetratricopeptide repeat protein, producing the protein MDIQIKKKFLASLLLFSMFCLKAETLSEDHQILLSSDAFHRGDFASAQKGYMNLYKQTNKVVYAKEAAISAASLGDIKTAMHLAMLYQKITNNRNDVSINKILVDGYAQMGQIDKAIELLHKIRKEEKTIATDNVLGTLYLTQKRLDKAFPLLNKFYNQVHDEDSLEKLITIYFLQNRKKEGLDLLQSHIDRYGCSEQLCQKALNTFTQFNELDLAKTTFSRLYEKNPIVQNAQFYIGVLILLKEFDKAQKIAELFPFDRRLLLDLYTAQKKFDQASKQASLIYQEKKDPKFLGLEAIYHYESLSANKKKLTKEEMLPIIQKLEQATKERQQILAKTKDKEDAQDAFFYNFLGYSLIDYDMDIKRGMDFVRKALALDSGSVLYLDSLAWGYYKLGNCLEAKKIFSSIAKESIQAEPELKEHNKIIQECKK; encoded by the coding sequence ATGGATATTCAAATAAAGAAAAAATTTTTAGCAAGTTTATTGCTTTTTAGCATGTTTTGCCTTAAGGCTGAAACCCTTTCAGAAGATCATCAAATCCTATTGAGTTCAGACGCTTTCCATAGAGGGGATTTTGCTAGCGCTCAAAAAGGCTATATGAATCTCTATAAGCAAACCAATAAGGTGGTGTATGCTAAAGAAGCGGCCATTTCAGCGGCGAGTTTAGGGGATATTAAAACCGCTATGCATTTAGCCATGCTCTATCAAAAAATCACCAATAATCGTAATGATGTTTCTATCAATAAGATTTTAGTGGATGGCTATGCGCAAATGGGGCAGATTGATAAGGCGATTGAATTGCTGCACAAAATCCGTAAAGAAGAAAAGACCATAGCCACAGACAATGTGTTAGGGACTTTGTATTTGACTCAAAAGCGTTTGGATAAGGCTTTCCCGCTATTGAATAAGTTTTATAACCAAGTGCATGATGAAGACAGCCTAGAAAAACTCATTACGATCTATTTTTTGCAAAATCGTAAAAAAGAGGGTTTGGATTTGTTGCAATCTCATATAGACAGGTATGGTTGCTCAGAGCAATTGTGCCAAAAAGCGCTCAACACTTTCACGCAATTTAACGAGCTTGATTTGGCTAAAACGACTTTCTCTCGTTTGTATGAAAAAAACCCTATCGTTCAAAACGCCCAATTTTACATAGGGGTATTAATCTTGTTAAAAGAGTTTGATAAGGCCCAGAAAATCGCAGAATTATTCCCTTTTGATAGGCGTTTGTTGTTAGACTTATACACCGCACAAAAAAAATTCGATCAAGCTTCCAAACAAGCTTCTTTGATCTATCAAGAAAAAAAAGATCCTAAATTCTTAGGGTTAGAGGCGATTTATCATTATGAAAGCTTGAGTGCGAATAAGAAAAAACTCACCAAAGAAGAGATGCTGCCTATCATTCAAAAATTAGAGCAAGCCACCAAAGAGCGCCAACAAATACTCGCTAAAACCAAAGATAAAGAAGACGCGCAAGACGCTTTCTTTTATAATTTTTTAGGGTATTCCTTAATAGATTATGACATGGATATTAAAAGGGGCATGGATTTTGTGAGGAAAGCCTTAGCGTTGGATTCTGGATCAGTGCTTTATTTGGATTCTTTAGCATGGGGTTATTACAAATTGGGGAATTGCTTGGAGGCTAAAAAAATTTTTTCTAGCATCGCTAAAGAGTCTATCCAAGCCGAACCCGAATTAAAAGAGCACAATAAGATCATTCAAGAATGCAAGAAATAG
- a CDS encoding indole-3-glycerol-phosphate synthase, giving the protein MQEIGILENLQKSLALKEGMLSYEMLGKSLSYNPYLPRVIPQTKDCVSVTPDEVLEKLLKENTHTDCVIVNFKGLYEIGVPSVFDLEVLGLLRRHASSLIVHEDFFISHYQLLESLVQGSDGVILDEELLKEDLKGMVEFAWRLGLSVFVETHKQDYTHLKDLGVLGVLENSPHSYNQKKIVFLD; this is encoded by the coding sequence ATGCAAGAAATAGGGATTTTAGAAAATTTACAAAAAAGCTTAGCCTTAAAAGAGGGCATGCTTTCTTATGAAATGCTGGGTAAAAGCCTGTCGTATAACCCTTACTTGCCTAGAGTTATTCCTCAAACCAAAGATTGTGTTTCTGTAACCCCTGATGAGGTTTTAGAAAAGCTTTTGAAAGAAAACACCCACACCGATTGCGTCATTGTCAATTTCAAAGGATTATACGAAATAGGCGTTCCAAGCGTGTTTGATTTAGAAGTTTTAGGATTATTGCGCCGCCATGCGAGCTCTTTGATTGTCCATGAGGATTTTTTCATCAGCCACTACCAGCTTTTAGAATCGCTTGTTCAAGGATCTGATGGGGTCATTTTAGATGAAGAGCTTTTGAAAGAAGATCTAAAAGGCATGGTAGAATTCGCTTGGCGTTTGGGCTTGAGCGTGTTTGTAGAAACCCACAAGCAAGACTACACTCATTTAAAAGATTTAGGGGTTTTAGGCGTGTTGGAAAATAGCCCCCATTCTTATAATCAAAAAAAAATAGTCTTTTTAGATTGA
- a CDS encoding YfhL family 4Fe-4S dicluster ferredoxin: MSLLVNDECIACDACREECPSEAIEEGDPIYNIDPDRCTECYGYDDDEPRCVSVCPVDAILPDPNNAESKEELKYKYESLKEQD, encoded by the coding sequence ATGTCATTATTGGTGAATGATGAATGCATTGCGTGCGATGCTTGCAGAGAAGAATGCCCTAGTGAGGCGATTGAAGAGGGCGATCCCATTTATAATATTGATCCAGACAGATGTACAGAGTGTTACGGGTATGATGATGATGAGCCTCGTTGCGTGAGCGTATGCCCTGTAGATGCGATTTTACCGGATCCTAACAATGCAGAGAGCAAAGAGGAATTGAAATACAAATACGAAAGCTTAAAAGAGCAAGATTAA
- a CDS encoding Ppx/GppA family phosphatase, which translates to MAKITTVIDIGSNSVRLAVFKKTSQFGFYLLFETKSRVRISEGCYAFNGILQEIPMQRAIKALSEFKEIALKYKSKKILCVATSAVRDAPNRLEFVARVKKACGLQIKIIDGQKEALYGGIACANLLHKNSGITIDIGGGSTECALIEKGKIKDLISLDVGTIRIKEMFLDKDLDVKLAKAFIQKEVSKLPFKHKNAFGVGGTIRALSKVLMKRFCYPIDSLHGYEIDVHKNLAFIEKIVMLKEDQLRLLGVNEERLDSIRSGALILSVVLEHLKTSLMITSGVGVREGVFLSDLLRHHYHKFPPNINPSLISLKDRFLPHEKHSQKVKKECVKLFEALSPLHKIDEKYLFHLKIAGELASMGKILSVYLAHKHSAYFILNALSYGFSHQDRAIICLLAQFSHKKIPKDNAIAHMSAMMPSLLTLQWLSFILSLAENLCLTDSHHLKYTLEKNKLVIHSNDTLYLAKEMLPKLVKPIPLTIEFA; encoded by the coding sequence ATGGCTAAAATCACAACCGTGATTGATATAGGCTCTAATTCAGTGCGTTTGGCAGTCTTTAAAAAGACGAGCCAGTTTGGGTTTTACTTGCTTTTTGAGACTAAGTCTAGGGTTAGGATTTCAGAGGGTTGTTATGCGTTTAATGGAATCTTACAAGAAATCCCCATGCAAAGAGCCATTAAAGCCTTGAGCGAATTTAAAGAAATCGCCCTCAAATACAAAAGCAAAAAAATCTTGTGCGTGGCGACCTCAGCGGTGCGCGATGCCCCTAATCGGTTGGAATTTGTAGCGAGAGTGAAAAAGGCTTGCGGTTTGCAAATCAAAATCATTGATGGGCAAAAAGAAGCACTCTATGGCGGGATCGCGTGCGCGAATTTGTTGCATAAAAATTCAGGGATCACGATAGATATTGGAGGGGGTAGCACGGAGTGCGCGTTGATTGAAAAAGGCAAGATTAAGGACTTAATCTCGCTTGATGTTGGGACGATTCGCATTAAAGAAATGTTTTTAGACAAAGACTTAGATGTCAAATTGGCTAAAGCCTTTATCCAAAAAGAAGTCTCTAAACTGCCCTTTAAGCACAAAAATGCCTTTGGGGTAGGTGGGACGATCAGAGCGTTGAGTAAGGTATTGATGAAACGCTTTTGTTACCCTATTGATTCTTTGCATGGCTATGAAATAGATGTGCATAAAAATTTAGCGTTCATTGAAAAAATCGTCATGCTTAAAGAAGATCAATTACGGCTTTTGGGGGTGAATGAAGAGCGTTTGGATAGCATCAGGAGCGGAGCGTTGATTCTATCAGTCGTTTTGGAGCATTTAAAAACTTCTTTAATGATCACTAGTGGGGTGGGGGTGAGAGAAGGCGTGTTTTTAAGCGATTTATTGCGCCACCATTACCATAAATTCCCCCCTAATATCAACCCCTCTCTAATCTCTTTAAAAGATCGCTTTTTGCCCCATGAAAAGCACAGCCAAAAGGTCAAAAAAGAATGCGTGAAATTGTTTGAAGCCTTATCGCCTTTGCATAAAATAGATGAAAAATACCTTTTCCATTTAAAGATTGCGGGGGAATTAGCGAGCATGGGTAAGATTTTAAGCGTTTATTTAGCCCACAAGCACAGCGCGTATTTTATTTTAAACGCTTTGAGTTATGGCTTTAGCCACCAGGATAGAGCGATCATTTGCTTATTGGCGCAATTCAGCCATAAAAAAATCCCTAAAGACAACGCTATCGCCCACATGAGTGCGATGATGCCAAGCCTTTTAACCTTACAATGGCTGAGTTTTATCCTTTCTTTAGCCGAAAATTTGTGCCTAACAGACAGCCACCATTTAAAATACACGCTAGAAAAAAACAAGCTTGTGATCCATTCTAATGACACGCTTTACTTGGCTAAAGAGATGCTCCCTAAACTCGTTAAGCCCATTCCTTTGACGATAGAGTTTGCTTGA